Proteins from a genomic interval of Caulobacter sp. NIBR1757:
- a CDS encoding DUF4198 domain-containing protein, with amino-acid sequence MKKPLFATLAFAAALAAAGSASAHRQWMLPSMTNLSGDAPWVSVDAAVSNDLFVFEHMPMRLDNLVITGPDGAPVEAQNKFTGKYRSVFDIQLSKPGTYRVASVSGGMMVSYKVGGEQKRWRGAPADAAANIPADATEVKKTISDRRVEVFVTSGAPTTDALKPTGKGLELVAVTHPNDVVAGDKATFGLLLDGKPAANVEVTVEPGGTRFNDERGEMKTTTDAAGKFSVTWPKAGFYWLEATVRAPAGADGVEHTAGYVATFEVLKD; translated from the coding sequence ATGAAGAAACCCCTGTTCGCCACCCTGGCCTTCGCCGCCGCCCTCGCCGCCGCCGGCTCGGCCAGCGCCCACCGCCAGTGGATGCTGCCCTCGATGACCAACCTGTCGGGCGACGCCCCCTGGGTCAGCGTCGATGCGGCGGTGTCCAACGACCTGTTCGTCTTCGAGCACATGCCGATGCGGCTGGACAACCTGGTCATCACCGGTCCCGACGGCGCGCCGGTCGAGGCCCAGAACAAGTTCACCGGCAAATACCGCTCCGTGTTCGACATCCAGCTGAGCAAGCCGGGCACCTACCGCGTCGCCTCCGTCTCGGGCGGCATGATGGTCAGCTACAAGGTCGGCGGGGAACAGAAGCGCTGGCGCGGCGCCCCGGCCGACGCGGCGGCCAACATCCCCGCTGACGCCACCGAGGTGAAAAAGACGATCAGCGACCGCCGCGTCGAGGTCTTCGTCACCTCCGGCGCCCCGACCACCGACGCCCTCAAGCCCACGGGCAAGGGCCTGGAGCTGGTCGCCGTCACCCACCCCAACGACGTGGTGGCCGGCGACAAGGCCACCTTCGGCCTGCTGCTCGACGGCAAGCCCGCCGCCAATGTCGAGGTCACCGTCGAGCCGGGCGGCACCCGCTTCAACGACGAGCGCGGCGAGATGAAGACGACCACCGACGCGGCCGGCAAGTTCAGCGTCACCTGGCCCAAGGCCGGCTTCTACTGGCTGGAAGCCACGGTCAGGGCCCCGGCCGGCGCCGACGGGGTCGAACACACCGCCGGCTATGTGGCGACGTTCGAAGTCCTCAAGGACTAG
- a CDS encoding GAF domain-containing protein produces the protein MAEAFNDLTLSADKAARYAEVAVEIASVLDGEPNLTARMATVASMLANSFDHYFWTGFYVVDPTRERELVVGPYQGTLGCLRIAYGRGVCGAAAETGETQLVEDVHAFPGHIACDANSQSEIVVPVKDAAGRLLAVFDVDSDRPAAFDAVDQAGIEKILAQTFA, from the coding sequence ATGGCCGAAGCCTTCAACGACCTTACCCTCTCCGCCGACAAGGCCGCCCGCTATGCCGAGGTGGCCGTGGAGATCGCCTCCGTGCTGGACGGCGAGCCGAACCTGACCGCCCGGATGGCGACGGTGGCCTCGATGCTGGCCAACAGCTTCGACCACTATTTCTGGACCGGCTTCTACGTCGTCGATCCGACGCGAGAGCGGGAACTGGTGGTGGGCCCTTATCAGGGCACGCTCGGCTGCCTGCGGATCGCCTATGGTCGCGGCGTCTGCGGGGCGGCGGCGGAGACGGGCGAGACCCAGCTGGTCGAGGATGTGCACGCCTTTCCGGGCCACATCGCCTGCGATGCCAACAGCCAGAGCGAGATCGTCGTGCCGGTGAAGGACGCGGCGGGCAGGCTGCTGGCGGTGTTCGACGTCGACAGCGACCGGCCGGCGGCCTTCGACGCGGTGGACCAGGCGGGCATCGAGAAGATTCTCGCGCAGACGTTTGCCTGA
- a CDS encoding PepSY-associated TM helix domain-containing protein, protein MDGSSDEAKLAAKARAKKRAQARAGFLRETVRWHWISAAICLVGIILFAVTGITLNHARQIEAKPVTANREATAPAAVIAALQTAEKARGPLPDAARAWLLKELKIEAPKAAAIEWSDGEAYVALPRPGGDGWVTIDTQTGAAEAELTSRGWISYLNDLHKGRNTGPVWAWFLDIFAAGCIVFCVTGLILLWMHAHARKTTWWYVGLGLFIPLVLALHFIP, encoded by the coding sequence ATGGACGGGTCGAGCGACGAGGCGAAGCTGGCCGCCAAGGCCAGGGCGAAGAAGCGGGCTCAGGCGCGGGCCGGGTTTCTGCGCGAGACGGTGCGCTGGCACTGGATCAGCGCCGCCATCTGTCTGGTCGGCATCATCCTGTTCGCCGTCACCGGCATCACCCTGAACCACGCCCGGCAGATCGAGGCCAAGCCGGTCACCGCCAACCGCGAGGCCACCGCCCCGGCCGCGGTGATCGCCGCGCTTCAAACCGCCGAGAAGGCCAGGGGGCCGCTGCCCGACGCCGCCCGGGCCTGGCTGCTCAAGGAGCTCAAGATCGAGGCCCCGAAGGCGGCGGCCATCGAATGGTCGGACGGCGAGGCCTATGTCGCCCTGCCCCGCCCGGGCGGCGACGGCTGGGTCACCATCGATACGCAGACCGGCGCCGCCGAGGCCGAGCTGACCAGCCGAGGCTGGATTTCCTACCTCAACGACCTGCACAAGGGCCGCAACACCGGGCCGGTGTGGGCCTGGTTTCTCGACATCTTCGCAGCCGGCTGCATCGTCTTCTGCGTCACCGGTCTGATCCTGCTGTGGATGCACGCCCACGCCCGCAAGACCACCTGGTGGTACGTGGGGCTCGGTCTGTTCATCCCCCTTGTCCTCGCGCTCCATTTCATCCCGTAA
- a CDS encoding response regulator, whose product MDGALPDPLEGLCVMVVDDHHSTRRLVADVLRAGGVDRVVTAESGSEALGMMAGTRPDVIITDWLMPVMDGLAFTRAVRQAAITEDPRIPDPRLPIIMLTTERTRRDVEVARAAGADAFLVKPFTPARVLERVATVRQREIDFVISTGYVGPDRRQGREDNEDYTGPLRRRGDAAQSVDVAARAALCAQILDEMATFQRLIEGRGGLDHLLRQMACRVMHALRQRASEVGDRVLTRAAASLARYVSAVGGAGKADPEVVQIHLDTLRALACLPISDVKGSSLITRQLYRAVSLRIESHLAGLTIDYGPVKAAGQRLAILDV is encoded by the coding sequence ATGGACGGAGCGCTGCCTGATCCCCTCGAAGGGCTGTGTGTGATGGTGGTCGATGACCACCACAGCACCCGTCGGCTCGTGGCCGATGTTCTGAGGGCCGGCGGCGTCGATCGGGTGGTCACCGCCGAGAGCGGGTCCGAAGCGCTCGGCATGATGGCCGGGACACGGCCGGACGTGATCATCACCGACTGGCTGATGCCGGTGATGGACGGCCTGGCCTTCACCCGGGCGGTGCGCCAGGCGGCGATTACCGAAGACCCGCGCATTCCTGACCCGCGCCTGCCGATCATCATGCTGACCACCGAGCGCACCCGGCGCGATGTCGAGGTGGCCCGCGCCGCCGGCGCCGACGCCTTCCTGGTCAAGCCGTTCACGCCGGCCCGGGTGCTGGAACGGGTGGCGACGGTGCGCCAGCGCGAGATCGATTTCGTCATCTCGACCGGCTACGTCGGGCCCGATCGCCGCCAGGGGCGCGAAGACAACGAAGACTACACCGGACCCCTGCGCCGGCGAGGCGACGCCGCCCAGTCGGTGGATGTCGCCGCCCGCGCGGCGTTGTGCGCCCAGATCCTCGACGAGATGGCCACCTTCCAGCGGCTGATCGAAGGGCGCGGCGGTCTTGATCACCTGCTGCGCCAGATGGCCTGCCGGGTGATGCACGCCCTGCGCCAGCGGGCCAGCGAGGTCGGAGACCGGGTGCTGACCCGCGCCGCCGCCAGCCTGGCCCGTTATGTCTCGGCGGTCGGCGGGGCCGGCAAGGCCGACCCGGAGGTGGTGCAGATCCACCTCGACACCCTGCGCGCCCTGGCCTGTCTGCCGATCAGCGACGTGAAGGGCAGTAGCCTGATCACCCGCCAGCTCTACCGGGCGGTGTCGCTGCGGATCGAGAGCCACCTGGCCGGGCTGACCATCGACTACGGGCCGGTCAAGGCGGCCGGCCAACGGTTGGCCATCCTCGACGTCTGA
- a CDS encoding DUF2271 domain-containing protein gives MRIILPAALLAGLATPALAADLTVGVEIPKMTVAEYHRPYVAIWIETPDEAAVKTLAVWYDTKNPKGEGATWLKDMRQWWRRTGRSLDKGAINAVSSPTKAPGKQQLVVPAARLADLKPGSYSLVVEAAREVGGREVVKIPFTWTGKTGKGGSAKGASELGAITLTLK, from the coding sequence ATGCGTATCATCCTGCCCGCCGCCCTCCTCGCCGGCCTCGCCACGCCGGCCCTGGCCGCCGACCTCACCGTCGGGGTCGAGATCCCCAAGATGACGGTGGCCGAGTACCACCGCCCCTACGTCGCGATCTGGATCGAGACCCCCGACGAGGCGGCGGTGAAGACCCTGGCCGTCTGGTACGACACCAAAAATCCCAAAGGCGAAGGGGCCACCTGGCTGAAGGACATGCGCCAGTGGTGGCGCCGCACCGGCCGCAGCCTCGACAAGGGCGCCATCAACGCCGTCAGCAGCCCGACCAAGGCCCCCGGCAAGCAGCAGCTGGTCGTGCCAGCCGCCCGCCTGGCCGACCTCAAGCCGGGGTCCTACAGCCTGGTGGTCGAAGCAGCGCGGGAAGTCGGCGGCCGCGAGGTCGTCAAGATCCCCTTCACCTGGACCGGCAAGACCGGCAAGGGCGGATCGGCCAAGGGCGCCAGCGAACTGGGCGCCATCACCCTGACCCTCAAGTAG